In Stanieria sp. NIES-3757, the DNA window ATTGGTTGAGGAGTCCAATATTCATGACAATTTTTAACTGGATCGTAAAAATGTTCTGACTTTTCTTTTAATACCCGATCCACAAAAGTCCCATACAAAATATATTCAGAAAGATGCCACGATTTAGCAATAGTTTGAATCCATGCTCGATTAGAAATCTGTTCTATATATTGATGTAATTTAAATACATTATCCCTTTTCCAAGTAATTACATTGCCTAAATAATTAGGAACTGGACGTGGTAAAGAAGGTAATTGCAATAAATCACAAGCAACATCAGTCCAAGAAGACAATTCGGAACCAGCAACGATTGCATCAGGTTCACGGAAGAGTCTAACTCGATCATTGACAATAAAATTTTTAGTATCAAAAGGACGAATAAAAGCAACGTCTGAATCAACAAAAATTAAAACATCTTCAGATACTTCTTGAGCAATTGATAGTTTAACTAATTGTTGAATAAACCAGTTTCTTAAAGGTAGAGTTTTTAAACTAAACCACCCGTTTTTAAGCAAAGGAATTTTTTTGATCCACCAAGGTAAAACTGATTCTACTGTAATAATTTCTGTGTTAGCATTTTTGAGTTGAGAAAAAAGTTGCTCATCCTTTTGATCTACGATGATATAGTGATTGATTGGCGATTGATTAAAGTGAGCAATTGTTTCAGATAAAAGACGACATCTATCAAAATCTGGAGCGTAACTAGGCGTAATAATGCAGCAAGTTTGATCTTTCATAAATTGTATTTTTATTTTTACCCATAAGAATAGTCAGGGAATTGTACACTCCGCCAAGACTTGTTAAGAAAAGCAGTTTAAAACAGAAGTTAAATAAAAGGTTATTATTGGGCTTTTACTCTTTTTTTTGATGTCAATAATTAATTTATTAATAAAAAATACTTTACTTTGTTTAGTTAGTCAATTTTTTTTTATACAAAACGCGATATACAGGTAAATTATCTGCTAGCACATATAATTCTCTTTCGGTTGAGACTGGTAAAGGATTATCATCTAACCAAGTTGTTTGATGTTGTTGAACTAAAGCAGAATTTGAGCCGAATCTCTCGCGCATTTCTATAGCAATTTCTTCAATATCCGATTGTAAAAAGATCCTGCCATCTTCAACCAAATAATCTACTAAAATATTGACTAATTCTGGTTGAACAACTCGACGTTTATTATGTTTTTTCTTAAACCAAGGATCGGGAAATTGAATGGTAATAAATTTCAGCGTATTAGTTGGGAAAGAATTAAGAATTAATGAAGCCGAAGTGTTAATATTTCCAAAAAGGTAATGAAGATTAGTTAAACCTAGTTCGTCTTTGGTTTGATTCGCATCTTTAACCAAAGCGTGACGAATTTCAATTCCTAAAAAATTTATTTCTGGTTGAAGTTGTGCCATTTGTAGCAAAAATTTTCCTCTAGCACAACCAATATCTAAATGTAGAGGAAGATTGGGATTTTGATAAATTGTATTCCAGTCTGGAAGTTGAATTGGTTGTTGAAAGTTACGACTGAGGGGGTTAACGTGTTGACGAATACGAACTTTAGGCAATTTTACTTCCTCTATTAATAAAAAAAAATTAATTTAAATAATGAGCTTTAATACAATTAGCTAGAGTGAATTTACCAGCTATAGGAAAAAGCTAACCATTCTGTAAGCTTGCAAACCAGAAACTATTTTACCTAGTCAAATCAAAATTAGTCTAGCCAATCAACGACAAGAAATAATTAAAATATTACTGGAATGAAAAAGAAAATGATTCGGATCACTCTTTATAGCGATCGCGTTTGGATGAAAAATTGGTTTTTGAGAGATCGGAAACTAAACTAATTAGCGGACAAAAACATGACTGAAGAAATTAAATGCCCTGCTTGTCATCAACCTTTATATCTTCCTGACTCATCAATTTGTAATGAAGATCGGGTGATGATTATTTGTCGTAGTTGTCATTATCAATATGCGGTTAGTTACGAGATCGCTCAAGCTTGTTTTTCTGAATTAATTACTCTTAATCGAACCAAAGTTTTTAAGAAATCTAAACAACAAAGATTATATCAAATCCAAACAAATTTTAAATCTAAGCCACAAAAAACGGTTCAATTTACCAGTTTTGATTTAGCAGAAAAATTTACTGCTACTGAAGGCGATTTGTTATTATTACTCCACACTATAAATAACAAAAGTAACTTCGATTTAATTTGGTTAAAAAATCTAGATCAAGACTGTGATTGTCAAGTATTTTTTCCAAAAAAACAGCAATTAATTCAAGGAGCGACAACTACTTCTCTGACAATTTTAGGAGGCTCAACTTTAGCCTTAGTAGATTCCCTATATCCTGTAATTGCAGCTCATTTTATTGTGTTAGGGACTATTCCTTT includes these proteins:
- a CDS encoding tRNA (guanine-N7-)-methyltransferase: MPKVRIRQHVNPLSRNFQQPIQLPDWNTIYQNPNLPLHLDIGCARGKFLLQMAQLQPEINFLGIEIRHALVKDANQTKDELGLTNLHYLFGNINTSASLILNSFPTNTLKFITIQFPDPWFKKKHNKRRVVQPELVNILVDYLVEDGRIFLQSDIEEIAIEMRERFGSNSALVQQHQTTWLDDNPLPVSTERELYVLADNLPVYRVLYKKKLTN